In Terriglobus sp. TAA 43, a single window of DNA contains:
- a CDS encoding DUF885 domain-containing protein, producing MRLLLRTLTVSVLTLTACSLQAQRISADGAMQTFDVLSNQYFDEFYFPKTPTSGTSVGYHQFDTKLEDYSAAARTKQIAGLHDWEKKFEDIPADGLDASVAADREILLNSIRSQLLTLEVIRPLDKNPDAYSSGVTSSIFVLMERPFAPANVRLRDVIARERLIPQVFEEAKKNLQNPAKISTEIALEQIDGIVSFFQTDVPSAFNDATDRIAKVQFAKTNAAVIQALKDYGTWMKSDLLPRSNGDFRLGADTYRKKLLYDEMVDTPLDKLLAVNEANMRQNQADFARIAKEFDPNKTPAQVLAQLATIHPAPDKLLDAFRDSFAAEIAFIKDHHIITMPNDERPVLQETPPFMRATTSASMDPPGPFETRSTKAYFNVTLPEKGWTPEHIAEHMAEFNVGTIVSTSVHEAYPGHFTQFLWQNQFPSRVRKLIGANTNVEGWAHYTEQMMLDEGFQTPGADVRTQKLIRLGQIQDALLRNARFTVGIKMHTEGWSTDQAEQYFITEGYQSPSVAKMETKRGTSDPTYLYYTLGKLEILKLRADLKAKQGAAFNLQQFHDNFMRQGPVPIKIMRQAMLKDNSPVL from the coding sequence ATGCGACTGCTTCTACGCACTCTTACCGTTTCCGTTCTGACCCTCACGGCATGCAGCCTGCAGGCGCAACGCATCTCTGCCGACGGCGCCATGCAGACCTTTGATGTGCTGTCGAACCAGTACTTCGATGAGTTTTATTTCCCGAAGACGCCAACATCAGGAACGTCCGTTGGGTATCACCAGTTTGATACCAAATTGGAGGATTATTCCGCTGCGGCTCGTACAAAGCAGATTGCCGGATTGCATGATTGGGAAAAGAAGTTCGAAGACATTCCCGCAGATGGGCTAGATGCCTCCGTCGCCGCGGACCGCGAAATCCTACTGAACTCCATCCGGTCGCAGTTGCTCACTCTAGAAGTGATTCGACCTTTGGACAAAAATCCGGATGCGTATTCTTCTGGCGTTACGAGCAGCATTTTTGTGTTGATGGAGCGTCCGTTCGCACCTGCAAATGTCCGTCTGCGTGATGTCATTGCTCGAGAACGCCTGATTCCGCAGGTGTTTGAAGAAGCGAAAAAGAACCTGCAGAATCCCGCAAAGATATCCACGGAGATCGCGCTGGAGCAGATTGACGGCATTGTCAGTTTCTTCCAGACCGATGTGCCTTCTGCCTTCAACGATGCGACAGATCGCATTGCCAAGGTGCAGTTTGCAAAGACGAACGCCGCGGTGATTCAGGCGTTAAAGGATTACGGCACATGGATGAAGTCGGATCTGTTGCCGCGCTCTAACGGCGACTTCCGGCTTGGCGCAGATACCTATCGCAAAAAGCTGCTGTATGACGAGATGGTGGACACGCCGCTGGACAAGCTGCTTGCAGTGAATGAAGCGAACATGCGGCAGAACCAGGCGGACTTTGCGCGTATTGCTAAGGAGTTTGATCCGAACAAGACACCCGCGCAGGTGTTGGCGCAACTGGCGACCATCCATCCCGCACCGGACAAGCTGCTGGACGCCTTCCGCGACAGCTTTGCCGCGGAGATTGCCTTCATCAAGGATCATCACATCATCACGATGCCCAACGATGAGCGGCCAGTGCTGCAGGAGACGCCACCCTTTATGCGCGCCACCACATCAGCCAGCATGGACCCGCCAGGGCCGTTTGAAACACGCTCTACCAAGGCTTACTTCAACGTGACATTGCCGGAAAAAGGCTGGACTCCGGAACATATTGCCGAGCACATGGCGGAGTTCAACGTGGGCACGATTGTAAGCACCAGCGTGCACGAAGCCTATCCCGGCCACTTCACCCAATTCCTATGGCAAAACCAGTTCCCATCGCGCGTTCGTAAGTTGATCGGAGCTAACACGAATGTGGAAGGGTGGGCGCACTACACAGAGCAGATGATGTTAGATGAGGGCTTCCAGACACCCGGCGCGGACGTTCGCACACAGAAGCTGATTCGCCTGGGACAAATTCAAGACGCGCTGCTACGCAACGCGCGGTTCACAGTTGGCATCAAGATGCATACCGAAGGTTGGAGCACGGATCAGGCTGAGCAGTATTTCATAACCGAGGGATATCAGTCCCCTTCTGTTGCGAAGATGGAAACAAAACGAGGCACGTCCGATCCAACCTATCTGTACTACACGCTCGGTAAGCTGGAAATATTGAAACTACGAGCCGATCTGAAAGCAAAACAAGGTGCGGCGTTCAATTTGCAGCAGTTTCACGACAACTTTATGAGGCAAGGACCTGTGCCGATCAAGATTATGCGACAGGCAATGCTTAAAGATAATTCGCCAGTCTTGTAA
- a CDS encoding YdeI/OmpD-associated family protein, translating to MKTKPQSFKATLEKMQDTLGWTIVPVPFDPAKVWSEKIRQRVKGTINSFAFRTSLFPVTGKTGTYFLLVNRAMQEGGNASLGHVASFTLEPDLDPRPAELPEELDALLDEEPGLREYYESFTEYTRREMGKWVLGVKSDEARMRRAQQGAERMLFAMEGERELPPAIAKALNARPKAKAGWAKMTELQRRNGLLAVGYYQTPESRAKRIQKLCDEAEKRAGK from the coding sequence ATGAAGACAAAGCCGCAATCTTTTAAGGCCACGCTAGAAAAGATGCAGGACACGCTTGGCTGGACCATTGTCCCCGTGCCGTTTGATCCTGCGAAGGTGTGGTCAGAGAAGATTCGCCAGCGCGTCAAAGGCACTATCAACAGCTTTGCATTCCGCACTTCGCTCTTCCCTGTGACGGGAAAAACCGGCACTTACTTTTTGCTGGTAAATCGTGCCATGCAAGAAGGAGGTAACGCATCTCTGGGCCATGTGGCATCGTTCACGCTTGAGCCTGATCTTGATCCGCGGCCTGCGGAGTTGCCGGAAGAACTGGACGCACTGTTGGATGAGGAGCCTGGCCTTCGTGAATACTACGAATCCTTTACGGAGTACACGCGCCGCGAGATGGGCAAGTGGGTTCTTGGTGTGAAAAGCGACGAGGCAAGGATGCGTCGTGCGCAGCAGGGCGCAGAACGGATGCTGTTTGCAATGGAGGGGGAACGCGAGCTTCCGCCTGCCATTGCAAAGGCGCTGAATGCGCGTCCCAAAGCAAAGGCTGGCTGGGCAAAGATGACAGAGTTGCAGCGCCGCAATGGATTGCTGGCCGTGGGCTACTACCAAACGCCGGAATCGCGCGCCAAACGCATTCAGAAGTTATGCGACGAAGCGGAAAAACGCGCCGGAAAGTAA
- a CDS encoding glycerophosphodiester phosphodiesterase family protein — translation MRIKHVFTLLLCTAACSAQMVVVHGHRGSRATRPENTIPAFEYAIAHGADVLELDLAVTKDNVLVVSHSPVLNSSFPGERECVGPPLAKDTPIHSLTFQQLQQYDCGAKTLTAFPKQVAVPNTHIPTFGQVLDLAPKGTFQFNVETKIFPLHPEMTPSPEVFVQMIDTAVRNHHLQQRVILQSFDFRTLHAMQTLDPAIRRSALFGQAKYDKLMGINEPDKSFANMAKVSGANILSPDASLVTPEEVSVAHKLGLQVLPYTPNTPEEWKRLTDAHVDGIIVDDPEALRDWLRKQTPPLHQ, via the coding sequence ATGCGAATCAAACACGTCTTCACTCTGCTGTTATGCACCGCTGCGTGCAGCGCACAAATGGTCGTGGTGCATGGGCATCGCGGATCGCGCGCCACGCGGCCTGAGAACACCATTCCCGCTTTTGAATACGCCATTGCCCATGGTGCCGATGTTCTGGAACTGGACCTCGCGGTCACCAAAGACAATGTTCTGGTGGTGTCGCATTCACCCGTGTTGAACTCAAGCTTTCCTGGCGAGCGCGAATGTGTTGGCCCACCGCTCGCTAAGGACACCCCAATTCATTCGCTGACCTTCCAGCAGTTGCAGCAATATGATTGCGGCGCTAAGACGCTGACAGCATTTCCAAAACAGGTAGCCGTACCCAACACGCATATTCCCACGTTTGGTCAGGTACTGGACCTGGCACCGAAGGGCACCTTCCAGTTCAATGTGGAGACGAAAATCTTCCCGCTGCATCCGGAGATGACACCTTCGCCTGAGGTCTTCGTGCAGATGATCGACACGGCTGTGCGCAACCATCATCTGCAACAGCGGGTAATCCTTCAGAGCTTTGATTTCCGCACACTGCACGCCATGCAGACGCTTGATCCGGCGATTCGCCGCTCCGCTCTCTTTGGTCAGGCGAAGTACGACAAGCTGATGGGCATCAACGAACCTGATAAGAGCTTTGCGAATATGGCGAAGGTGTCAGGCGCAAACATCCTTAGCCCTGATGCAAGCCTCGTGACACCAGAAGAAGTGAGTGTTGCGCACAAGCTTGGTCTGCAGGTGCTGCCGTATACGCCCAATACTCCGGAAGAGTGGAAACGACTGACGGACGCCCATGTCGATGGCATCATCGTGGATGATCCTGAAGCGCTGCGGGATTGGCTGCGTAAGCAGACTCCGCCCTTGCACCAGTAG
- the galU gene encoding UTP--glucose-1-phosphate uridylyltransferase GalU, protein MTKTIRKAVFPAAGMGTRFLPATKATPKEMLPLVDKPLIQYGVEEAVAAGCTEIIIVTGRGKGTMEDHFDRAPELEASLEKRGKHALLDIALSTTKLAKITYVRQPEALGLGHAVLMAKELVGDEPFAVLLPDDIVDAQTPCMKQMVEAFAKTGSSILGSEVVEGDAIQNYGCLACAPDASDSRLLKVSDMVEKPKPSEAPSQNAIIGRYILTPRIFEMLETITPGAGGELQLTDGIKALLQYESVYGFTYEGKRHDAGDKLGFLKATVEFALQRPDLGPKFREWLKNFPL, encoded by the coding sequence ATGACCAAGACCATTCGTAAAGCTGTTTTTCCCGCCGCAGGCATGGGCACACGTTTTTTGCCTGCAACCAAGGCGACACCGAAGGAAATGCTTCCTCTGGTAGACAAGCCCCTGATCCAGTACGGCGTGGAAGAAGCCGTGGCTGCAGGGTGCACCGAGATCATCATTGTGACTGGCCGCGGCAAGGGCACGATGGAAGACCACTTTGATCGCGCTCCTGAACTGGAAGCTTCGCTGGAAAAGCGTGGCAAACATGCGCTGCTGGACATAGCACTCTCCACCACGAAGCTGGCGAAGATCACCTATGTGCGTCAGCCGGAGGCGCTCGGACTAGGGCATGCCGTGTTAATGGCGAAGGAGCTCGTTGGCGATGAGCCATTCGCTGTTCTGCTGCCGGATGATATCGTCGACGCGCAAACACCCTGCATGAAGCAGATGGTAGAAGCCTTCGCAAAGACGGGCTCGTCGATTCTCGGTAGCGAAGTCGTAGAAGGTGATGCGATCCAGAACTACGGCTGTCTTGCATGCGCACCTGATGCCTCGGACTCACGCTTGCTCAAGGTTTCCGACATGGTGGAGAAGCCGAAGCCAAGCGAAGCGCCGAGCCAGAACGCAATCATTGGCCGCTACATTCTGACCCCGCGCATCTTCGAAATGCTGGAGACAATCACGCCCGGTGCAGGTGGCGAGTTGCAACTTACTGACGGCATCAAGGCGCTGCTGCAGTATGAGAGCGTTTATGGCTTTACCTATGAAGGCAAGCGTCATGATGCGGGCGACAAGCTCGGGTTCCTGAAGGCAACGGTAGAGTTCGCTCTGCAGCGGCCTGACCTGGGACCGAAGTTCCGCGAATGGCTGAAGAACTTCCCCCTGTAA